In Nocardioides cavernae, a single genomic region encodes these proteins:
- a CDS encoding LysM peptidoglycan-binding domain-containing protein, protein MSTLSLAPAFTAIPRARSTVRLTRRGRLAVFLTSLFLVLGVAFMLAGGAVGTGEAGQPAPTEIVQVAPGDTLWGIASEIATDGDVRSMMSEIERLNALESAGLAAGQKLRVPVVSD, encoded by the coding sequence ATGAGCACCCTCAGCCTTGCCCCCGCTTTCACCGCCATCCCGCGTGCCCGCTCGACGGTCCGTCTGACCCGTCGCGGCCGCCTGGCGGTCTTCCTGACGTCGCTGTTCCTCGTCCTCGGCGTGGCGTTCATGCTCGCCGGTGGCGCGGTCGGCACCGGCGAGGCCGGCCAGCCGGCCCCCACCGAGATCGTCCAGGTCGCGCCCGGCGACACGCTGTGGGGGATCGCCAGCGAGATCGCCACCGACGGCGACGTCCGCTCCATGATGAGCGAGATCGAGCGGCTCAACGCCCTCGAGTCCGCCGGCCTCGCGGCCGGCCAGAAGCTCCGCGTCCCAGTCGTCTCCGACTGA
- the nrdR gene encoding transcriptional regulator NrdR gives MHCPNCKNEDTKVLDSRVADDGGSIRRRRTCAACDRRFTTVEKMQLTVLKRSGATEPFNRDKAIAGVRKACKGRPVTDAQLACLGQDVEDALRLSGQAEFDANEVGLAILAPLRALDEVAYLRFASVYRAFESADDFDAEIKMLRLERAAIVQPVQTG, from the coding sequence ATGCACTGTCCGAACTGCAAGAACGAGGACACCAAGGTTCTCGACTCCCGGGTCGCCGACGACGGCGGTTCGATCCGTCGGCGTCGTACGTGCGCCGCCTGCGACCGTCGCTTCACCACGGTCGAGAAGATGCAGCTCACGGTGCTCAAGCGCTCCGGCGCCACCGAGCCGTTCAACCGTGACAAGGCGATCGCCGGCGTCCGCAAGGCCTGCAAGGGCCGCCCGGTCACCGACGCCCAGCTCGCGTGCCTCGGCCAGGACGTCGAGGACGCCCTGCGTCTCAGTGGCCAAGCCGAGTTCGACGCCAACGAGGTCGGGCTCGCGATCCTGGCCCCGCTCCGCGCGCTCGACGAGGTGGCCTACCTCCGCTTCGCGAGCGTCTACCGCGCGTTCGAGTCGGCTGACGACTTCGACGCCGAGATCAAGATGCTGCGGCTCGAACGAGCCGCCATTGTTCAGCCCGTCCAGACGGGCTGA
- a CDS encoding SDR family NAD(P)-dependent oxidoreductase translates to MSTNSPSSCVVTGGARGIGRGIAELMVARGHRVVIGDLDGRAAAATAAEIGAVAGLAQDVRDPSSHRLVVEEAVRHGELSAWFNNAGVGDDGALADLSEEQVRRLVEVNLLGTTWGTRAALAAFGAAGGDVVNIASLAGLGPVPGYSMYAATKAAVVSLSTSVNAETPRRVRVHALCPDGVDTAMLAAQDPSGLGSQLVYSGGPILDVSDVAAAAVALVGSRRVVRAVPGWRGGVVRGSALAPGLMQHAAGLFAAQGRRAMKRR, encoded by the coding sequence ATGTCGACCAACTCTCCTTCCTCTTGTGTCGTGACGGGTGGGGCCCGTGGGATCGGGCGCGGGATCGCCGAGCTGATGGTCGCCCGCGGGCACCGCGTCGTCATTGGTGACCTCGACGGCCGGGCGGCCGCCGCGACGGCGGCGGAGATCGGCGCGGTCGCCGGCCTCGCCCAGGACGTACGCGATCCCTCGTCTCACCGTCTTGTCGTCGAGGAGGCTGTGCGGCACGGCGAGCTGAGCGCGTGGTTCAACAACGCCGGTGTCGGTGACGACGGAGCTCTCGCCGACCTCTCGGAGGAGCAGGTGCGCCGGCTGGTCGAGGTCAACCTGCTGGGTACGACGTGGGGCACCCGCGCGGCGCTCGCGGCGTTCGGCGCAGCCGGCGGGGACGTCGTCAACATCGCCTCGCTCGCGGGCCTCGGGCCCGTGCCGGGCTACAGCATGTACGCCGCCACGAAGGCCGCGGTCGTCTCGCTCTCCACCTCCGTCAACGCCGAGACCCCGCGTCGCGTGCGGGTCCACGCCCTGTGCCCCGACGGGGTCGACACCGCGATGCTCGCCGCCCAGGACCCGTCCGGCCTCGGCTCGCAGCTGGTGTACTCCGGCGGCCCGATCCTTGACGTGTCCGACGTCGCGGCCGCGGCTGTCGCACTGGTCGGATCTCGGCGCGTCGTACGGGCGGTGCCGGGCTGGCGCGGGGGAGTCGTCCGCGGCTCGGCGCTCGCGCCCGGGTTGATGCAGCACGCGGCCGGGCTCTTCGCTGCCCAGGGGCGACGGGCCATGAAGCGCCGCTGA